The window AGCAAGCCTGAAATAGGGCCTACCCTGCTAGCTCTACCCGGTTCCTTCCCATGTCTTTGGCTTTGCGGAGGGCGCTGTCTGTGGAGAGGAAAAGACCTTCGCAGCCGCTGGCATACTTTGGGGCAACGGATATGCCTATGCTGGTATGTATTTCGATTTCGATCTTGTCCACCACATCGGGAGTACGGGGCACTGAGACCTTGCAGTTGGCTATGGTTTCCCGTATGCGTTCAGCAATATTCATGGCTTCAGTTTCAGCTGTGTCCGGGAGAAGGATAGCGAATTCGTCCCCTGCCAGGCGGGCGCAGATGTCGCCGGAGCGGGTGCAGGAGCGGAGTATTTCGGCTACCACCACAAAGACTTTATCCCCGGCGGGAGGGCCGTGGCGGTCGTTGATTTCATGGATACGGTCGAGGTCGAGCATGAGGAAGGACATGATCCTGATGCCCACAGAGCCATGCTCAAAACGGTCCTTGATGGACTCTTCGAGGAAACGGCGGTTGTACAGGCCCGTAAGCTCGTCGGTAATCGCCCTGCGGCGGGCTGATTCGCCCCACCGGGTAAGGTCTCCAAGGTGTTTGGAAGACTGGTTCAGCCAGGTAGTCTGGATGTGGCAGATGGCTGTGAGGAGCTTGATGCCTATCATGGGGTATTCGAAGACTATGCGGTAAAAATCTATGCCCTGGAGCACCATAATGACTGTTTCTTCCTTGGCTGTAAGAGTGGCTGAACGGGTTTCACCGGCTATGATGGACATTTCGCCAAAGAAGTCGCCGGGTTTTATCTCGAACATCCAACGCTGGGTACCGTCGGACTGGCTCACATAGGCGCTGAGCTTTCCTGAGAGGAGTATATACATATCTTCGCCAGGGTCGCCTTCTTTAAAAACAGTCTGGCCATTTGGAATGTGCCTCCGCTCAAGGAAGGCAGCTATGGCATTGTATTCCAGCTCGCTCATTCCGGTAAAAAGAGGGGAATGAAGCAATGCCGGGTCATTTATCGGAGAAAAAGGCTGGGCATCGCTCATTTAGCATCCCCTTTTTGGTAATGGACTATCCGATTCCCGCCCTGCTTCCAGGTTTCGAGGAGAAGATGGTAGTTTCCCTGCAAAAGGCTGTCCCAGACGTCATCGTCCTGGGGCCAGACGCCCCAGCTTATGGTGCCGGTAAAAGAAAATGCAGGAATATCGCCCTGGGCAGGGACCGAAGGCAGGCTTGCCATGGAAGCGGCAAGCTCCTCGGCAATGGCCTCGGCCTGGGCAGGGGCGCATTTATTGAGGAGTATGCCGGTTTCATTACTTTTGAAACGGATGGGCCAGCCCCTGCCCTGGCGGCGGGTGATGTTCTTGAGAAGCAGGGCTATGTGTATCATGGCCTCGTCCCCTGCTGAATGCCCACGGGTATCTACCAGGATCTTGAAGCGGTCGGGCTTGAGCATGATAAGAGCCATGGGATCTTCGAGGATGCGGTTGATTTCATCTGTCAGGAAAGTTTGCTTCCAGAGGCCGGTGCCGGGATCTTCATAGGCTTTGCGGTGAAGCTCCTGCACCCAGGACATGTTCTCCACGATTATCCTCCTCGTGGATTTAATACGTCCGGTCATCATTATAATAGAACAAAGGAGGATTTTTGAAACTGTATGGGGTGATTCCATGGCAAGGGCATCCAGGGCCAGGCCATAGCCGGGGAATGTGACGAGTATGGAATCCTCGGTAGCCTCGGCAAAGGCATCGTAATCGGCATTGCTGGCAAAGTCAAAATCGCCAATAGTGTCGCCTGCGGTAAAGCGGGCAACCTCGTCCTCGCTCGCATCATCGGCGCGGATTTTGAAAACCCTGACAGCCCCTTCGAGGAGCATATAAAAATGCTTTGCCTTCTGGTTCGGGGCAAAAAGGAGCCCCCCCTTCCGAAGCTGAAACAGGCTCGAACGGGAGACAACAAATTCCTGTTCGCCCTCAAGGAGCGTAGAAAAGAGCTCGGCCCGTAGTATGGGTTTGCAGTCCAGGACCTGCCTAAGGGAAATTTTTCCTGTTGTAGCAGAATTCGATTTTTTTTCAGGCATCATTTACAGTATAACCTATGGCAGAGAAAAAAACAATGTATTAAAGGCCCTCGGCCAGGACTCGCCATTGAACACCTCTTGATATACAAGATTGTATGTTCCAAAATAAGCCTATTAAGCAGGAGATTAGAATGGATTATCATATCAGGCGCCAAAAAATTGCCATGAAGGATGGCCTCTGCTGCTGGGAAACCATCGAGGAAGAAATTCAATACCCTGCCTCCGAAACAGCCCTGGTCATTGTGGATATGTGGGACAAGCACTGGTGCACCGGCGCCAATATACGCGGGGCGCCTATCGCAGAAAAGATAAACGCTGCTGCCAACAGGGCAAGGGATAAGGGCATACTGGTCGTCCATGCCCCCTCGGACACCATGGATTTTTATGAAGGGACTGAAGCGCGGAAGCGGATTCTTTCAGTGCCCAGGCTGAATACAATCCCTGAGCCGGTACCTGTAGCCGAGCAGCCCCTGCCCATTGATGATACTGACGGCGGCAGCGATACAGCCGACCAATATGCGCCCAACACCAAGGTCTGGACGCGGCAGACTGACAAGATCAAGATCGATCAAGGCCATGATATAATCTGCGGCGATGAAGGGGATCTGCTTTTTTCTTATTTATATGCCAAGGGGATAAAGCTCATCATCTATATGGGGGTTCATACCAATATGTGCATATTGAACCGTTCATTCGCCATCAAGAAGATGCTGAAACGGGGTATGCTCCCCTTGCTGGTACGGGATCTTACCGATGCCATGTATAACCCCGCAATGCTCCCCTATGTGAGCCACGACGAAGGCACGGTCCTGGTGATTAACTACATCGAGAAATTTTATTGCCCTACTATAGACAGTTCCCAACTATAAGGAAATTTTTATGAAAGCATTGTTGATGGAAGAATACAAAAAACTGAAGTACACGGATTTTCCCGATCCCAAAATCGAAGGCAGCCATGATCTCCTGGTGAGGATCAAAGCTGTGGCGATCTGCGGTTCCGATGTCCATGGTTTTGACGGATCTACAGGCAGGCGCAAGCCTCCCATAGTCATGGGCCACGAAGCGGCGGGTGAAATTATCGAAACCGGTTCTGATGTCCATCATTTCAGGAAGGGCGATCGCATCACCTTTGATTCCACCATCTCCTGCGGTGAATGTTATTACTGCAGCAATGGACAGGTGAATCTTTGCGATCACCGCATGGTGCTGGGCGTATCCTGCGATGAGTACCGCCGCCACGGCTGTTTCGCGGAATATGTGGTGATCCCCGAACGTATTGCCGTTCTTCTTCCCCAGGGCCTTAGCTACGAAGAAGCAGCCTGTACCGAGCCCGTAGGCGTCGCAGCCCATGCAATACGAAATACCCCCATCGCCATGAACGATACTGTCGCGGTGGTGGGCTCCGGCCTCATCGGGAACCTTGCAATCCAGCTTTTGAAAATTTCCGTTTCAGGGAAAATCATAGCCCTTGATACAGACCCCTCGCGGAGAGAAGTGGCAAAATCTTTCGGCGCCGATGCGGTCCTCGATCCTGCGGACCCGGAATTGGACAAAAAGATCAAGGAATTGACCGGCGGCCGGGGTGCCGACAGGGTAATCGAAGCAGTAGGCGCCACAGCCCCTATTAGAACCGCCATTTCCATTGTGAGGAAAGGCGGCTCTGTGACCCTCGTGGGCAATGTGAGCCCCAGCGTGGACATACCCCTCCAGGCCGTGGTCTCAAGGGAAATACGGCTCCAGGGTTCCTGCGCCATCTCCGGGGAATATCCCATAGCCCTGGATCTCATGGGCAGGAAAAGGATAGATGTAAAACCCCTCATAAGCGCCAAAGCCCCCTTAAGCGAAGGCGAAATCTGGATGAACAAACTTTACAACCGCGAGGGGAATCTCCTCAAAGTAGTATTACTACCATAGGCGCATCATGGAAAATAAAGTACGAATAGGTTTAATGGGATACGGAAAAGTTGCGGAGCTTCATGCCCAGGCGATCAAGGAATTGGGCAATGCGGAACTGGTATCGGTCTCGGGCAGAAATCGCGAAAGGCGGGACAAATTTGCCGCCAAATGGAATATCGCTTCACGGGACACTGCGGGCGATATGGCCCGCCTCGATCATGCTGATTTGGCGATAATTTCCACGCCGCACCCCCGGCACCGGGACAGCGCCCTCGAAGCCTTTGCCGCAGGCTGCCATGTGCTGGTAGAAAAACCCATGGCTGTAACAACTGCCGAATGTGATGAGATGATTGCAGCCGCAAAAAAAGCAGGAAAACTGCTAATGGTGGTGAGCCAGCGCCGCTGGTTCCCCGCATGCGCGCGCATCAAAAAAGCGATTGACGACGGCAAATTGGGAAAGCCCTGTCTGCTTCAGCTTACTATACTGGGCTGGCGGGATGAAGCCTATTACCAGAGTGATCCCTGGCGTGGGAAATGGGACGCTGAAGGCGGAGGCATACTTATCAACCAGGCTGCCCACCAGATTGATTTGATGAACTGGTTCATGGGGCCTATTGCGGAAATTCAGGGCTACTGGGATAACTTCAACCATCCCTACATAAAAGTCGAAGACAGCGCAGTTGCAGTGGTCAAATTTAAAAGCGGAGCTATCGCCTCGGTACTGGCAAGTAATTCACAAAAACCGGGCATCTATGCCAAGGTTCATGTCCATGGCACAAGCGGCGCCTCCGCCGGCGTGCAGACCGACGGCGGCGCCATGTTCATTGCCGGCATGAGTACCATTACCGAGCCGCCCCTGAACGATCTTTGGACCATACCGGGAGAAGAAAAACTCCTGGATATCTACAAAGCCGAAGACGAGGCCTTCTTTAAAACCATCAATGCAACAGTTTATTTTTTTGCCCGCCAAATTGATGATGTCTGCAAGGCGATTCTTGAAGGAAAGGCTCCGCCCACTACAGGAGAGGACGGCAGGGAGACGGTCAAATTTATCGAAACCATGTACAAGTTAGGCCATGCGCCGGGGTATTAACCCCCTCGCCACGAAAAGGACGCGAAACTTCCCCTGGCTCGGCCCTTTTGCCGGGACAGATGAAAAACCAAATTCCGGCACTGGTTTTGAAATAATCCTTGTTAAAAGATATTTTATGCAATATACTATTGTTAATTAGGGTGATTTTACGATTTTTTATTTGTGAATGCCTTAAAATTTTTTCTGTGGGTTAATTAGTAAAAGTGCTATATACAAATTTTAGTATACTACCCCACCCCCGACATCCGTATAGTATAATTCAATTTTCTATTTTTTATCTTCCCGCTTTTTGTACCAGGAGAATTGGTACTTTTTTTCGTGTCCTGCCGCAATCTCCATTGCGGAAAAAATACTTGGCGCTCTATTAAGGAGTTATGATATGCGAAAAGGTACTTTTACAAAAATGCTTATACCGGCAGTGCTGGTTATGGGCATGATGGCCTTGATCGGCTGCGGCAACCCGGCAGGAGACGACCCCGATGGAGGCAACAACCCTCCTGGCGGCGATATTATAGTAAGCAACCTGAATCTTACCGCCTTTGTTACTCCTCCTGCGAAAAACGAGCCGCCCCTTGCCGCCGGGTTCAGTACTGCCCAATATAACGGTTCCCTTGCCTGGCAAACGGGCGGAGAAGCCTTTACCGGCAGTACTTTCGCTCCTGCTGCGGTGTATGAAGCGGTAATAACCCTGAGCGCCAAAAACGGGTACACCTTTAGCGGAGTGGGGAGTTTTAGCTATTCCGGCGCAACACTGGTAAGCAAAACGAACAATACTGGGACGGAGATTATAGTTACTATTACCTTCCCGGCGACAGCTGCGGCAGACGCAGACACAACAGTAAATGCCCTGGCTTTGGACAGTCTGGTTACATCTCCGGTAAAGGGATCAGCCCCGGTCAGCGGGACGATTGACCGAACCCAATATACCGGAAGCGTGGCGTGGACTGACAATGGGGGAAACCCAGTTACCGGAAATTTTGCTGCGTCCACGGTGTACAAGGCGGTTCTTAGCCTTAGCGTCAAAGGCGGGTACACCTTTACAGGAGCGGGGAGCTTTAGCTATTCCGGTTCGACATCAGTAAATGCAGCAAATAACACCGGATCAGCGGTTACAGTTACGATTACCTTCCCGGCTACGGCAGTTGAAATATCTGACACGGTTATAAACGCTCTGGCTTTGGACAGTCTGGTTACGGCTCCGGCAAAAGGAGCAACTCCGGTTATCACAGGGATAAACAGCGTCCAATATACCGGAAATGTGATGTGGACTGACAATGGGGGGAATCCAGTTACCGGAAATTTTGCCGCGTCCACGGTGTACAAGGCGGTTCTGACCTTGACGGCCGGGAGCGGGTACACCTTTAGCGGAGTGGGGAGTTTTAGCTATTCCGGCGCAACATTGGTAAGCAAAACGAACAATACCGGGACGGAGATTATGGTTACTATTACCTTCCCGGCGACAGCCGCGGCAGACGCAGACACAATAGTAAACGCCCTGGCTTTAGACAGTCTGGTTACGGTTCCGGTAAAGGGCTCAGCCCCGGTCAGCGGGGCGGTTGACCGAACCCAATATACCGGAAATGTGGTGTGGACTGACAATGGGGGAAACCCGGTTACCGGAAATTTTGCTGCGTCCACGGTGTACAAGGCGGTTCTTAGCCTTAGCGTCAAAGGTGGATACACCTTCACAGGAGCGGGGAGCTTCACCTATTCCGGTTCGACATCAGTAAATGCAGCAAATAACACCGGGGCAACGGTTACAGTTACTATTACCTTCCCGGCTACGGGCATTGAAACCAATACGGATATTATCATCGGGAATCCCTCGGTAAAACTCTACCTGAACAACGGGGAAACCGCGCTGGAACATGACGGAACAACCCCGCTGGGCAGTCCCGAGGCAGGAACCTATACGGTCGGCATTGCGGTCGGTAGTTATACGGAAATTATCTGGTATGTGAACAGTACGGAAATGAATTCGCTCCAGGGGGAAACTTCGATTACCCTGTCGAAGCGAAGGGCAGGTACCTACCGGGTAACCGTGGAAGCGACAACAGGCGGGCAGAAAAACAGCGGCGCGCATAGCTTTGTGATCCAATAAGGAAGGGAAAAAATGAAAACTAACCCCATAAAAATAATGAAAAAGGTTTTGGCGGTTTTTGGAACAGTGAGCCTGCTGGGATTTTTCCTGGCCGGGTGCAGCAATTTGTTTGAACCGGATAGGGATATCCCGAACAGCCAGAAGGACGGCGGGCTGGTGGGCATTTATATAGGCGGGGAAACTCCAAGGACTTTGCAGCCTTCATGGGACGCGCTGGCGGGATATCAACTGACCTTTAGCGGGGGCCACGTTCCGGTGAGCATTACCGAAGGGAACTATGCGGAGGTCTACCTGGCGGATGGTACCTATACAATTACCGCTGCGGCATACAGGGCCGGGGGCGTTATCGGCAACGCAGGGGATGAAGCTGCCAGGGGCAGCGTAAGCGTAACCCTTGCGGGCGGAATTATCACCAGCAACGGCGGCAGGGTTCCGCCTATTATCCTGGAAGCTATAGGGGAAGGGCTGGGGACTTTCCATTATGAAATTGCCAAAGGAAATTCGGTTTCAGGTTACCTGAAACTATGGCAGACAGACGGGACCGGGCCGGTAAGCGGTTTTGGGACCGATGGCGAACTTCCCATAGACAGCGCTGAAGTAACAGGGGATTATACCCTGGAAAAGGGGCGCTATATTGCGGAGATACGGCTTACCAACAGCGCGGGTAAAGTAGCGTTCTACCGGGAAGTGATAGAGCTTTGGCCAGGGGCTAGTACGGCTCTCGTATACGAACCTGAGATATATCTTGACCCCTCGGCTATTTTGCCAAACAGCGAAGCAGTGCTGGCAGCCTCTACCGTAATAGGCGGCAATGCAATAGGAGCAAAGATAAGTGGAACCGGGGATAGTGAAAGCGATCCGGTTCGCTATAAGCTGGCGGTACAGAATATTGCGAATGTATCCGCTGAATTTGTTACGGAAGGCGATTCCCTTTTTGCAAATCTTTTCTGGATAGCCAATAACGGAAGCGCCCCCGGCGGGACAGGATACAATCCTGCCCCCATTGGGGTTACTAATTTTTCTGCCAATAACACCCTTTGGATAAAGGTTGTTTCGGAAGACGGTTCGACGACAATGTACTATAAGTTTGAATTATTCCCACCCCCTCCGACCAAGGGCGCTTTTACCGATACAAATACCGCAGTGAATACACTCAGCGGAACCATTACCTGGACCCCACCGAGTCTTCCCAGCGGCATCAAGGGTTACCATGTTTATTACGGCTCCGATGAGAATACCATATTGGCAGGTTGGGAAAGTACACCCCGTTATGAAATAGATGATGCATTCACCGGCAGCCAAACGGTCAGCGCCTTAAGCCCGCCTGCGGGTACGAACTATTTCCTGATTTACAGCTATAAGACCGGGGGTGAGGATTATCCCGTCTGCCTTGCGATACCTATTGTGGATATTATCTTTAGCGCCAATTACGGGGCGTTTACGGTACGGAGCACCAATCCCAGCGCTTCTGCAGTGTCCTATTCGGATTCTGTGCTTACCATCAGCCAAAGCGGCATCTATTTTATTACCGGAACCGGCAGCGCCGCAACGGATCGTATCAGAATTTCCTCCAGCGCCCCGCTGGAGGTCGATATTATCCTAAAAAATGTACATATTGATGTAAGCGGAACAAGCGGAGCATGCGCATTGGAGACCAATTATAATAATAATTCCGTAAAGACGGTAAACCTGACCATTGAAGGGACGAATACCCTTATAAGCGGTGAAAACCAGGCGGGGATCAATGTCCCTTCCCAGACAAGCCTGGTAATAACTAAATCCAGTACCGGGACGCTTACCGCTACTGGCGGCGGCAACGGCGCAGGGATAGGAGGCGGCGGCAGCAGTTCGTCTTGGGGACAAGGCAGCGATGGAGGCGCTATCACAATTACGGGGGGTACGGTTACCGCTACTAGCAGTAGGAACGGCGCAGGTATCGGTGGTGGCGGCAGCAGTGGGGAAGGCAGCTATGGTGGCAGTGGTGGCACTATCTCGATAACAGGGGGTACGGTTACCGCTACTGGCAGCAGTAACAGCGCAGGTATCGGCGGCGGCAGCAGCAGTGGCAGTGGTGGCTATGGTGGCAGTGGTGGCACTATCTCGATAACGAGTGGTACGGTTACCGCTACTGGCAGCAGCAACAGCGCAGGTATCGGCGGCGGAGGCGGTTACAGCGGTGGCAACGGTGGCACTATCTCGATAACGGGGGGTACGGTTACCGCTACTGGCGGTGACGGCGCAGGCATCGGTGGCGGCCGCGGCAGCCTCTGGGGCGGCGGCAGCGGTGGCATTATCTCGATAACGGGGGGTACGGTTACCGCTACTAGCGGTTACAGCTACGGCGCAGGTATCGGCGGCGGAGGCGGCGTATATGGTAGCGGCGGCGACGGCAGCTATGGTAAAGGCAACGGCGGCAGCGGCGGCACTATCTCGATAACAGGGGGTACGGTTACAGCTACTAGCGGTAGCGGCGCAGGTATCGGCGGCGGCGGCGGCTACTATGACAGCAGCAGCGGCGGTGGTATCGGCGGCAGCGGCGGCACTATCTCGATAACGGGGGGTACGGTTACCGCTACTGGCAGTTCCGGCGCAGGTATCGGTGGCGGCGGCAGCTATAGCGGCAACAGCAGCAGCAGCGGCGGGAGCGGCGGTACTATCTCGATAACGGGGGGTATGATTACCACTACAAGCAGTTCCGGCGCAGGTATCGGCGGCGGCGGCCATAGGTACAATGGCAGCGACGGCAGCGCGGGAACCATTACATCCTTTTCGGGCGGCGCGGTGATAATTGCTTCATCCATACAGCCAACGCTTATTGAAGGCGGTAACGCAAATAATGCAATCGCTTTTAATGGTACTACCGGAACCATGTACGGCAATGTTACCCTGGGGACGGATACAACGATCCCCGTAGGCAGATTGTTACCTGTTGTGCCGGGTAAGACCTTGATCATTCCAATGGAAATAACCCTTACAAATAACGGAACGATCTTTGTCGACAACGGCGGGCTTATTATAGGAAGCGTTACCGGTAATCAGCCGGGATACCCTGCCCTGACAATTTCGGGCAGCGCCCCCTATACTTATGCTAACGGGGTTTTAACCATTACCGACAGCGGGACCGCCGCCATAGGTATGAAAAATGGCGTTACCCTTACCAATGTGGATCGCCTCGTAATAAGCTCCGGTAAAAACGTCGATATTACCCTTTCGGGTGTAAACATTGAGGTGAGCAGCTTATCTGATATATGTGCCTTTGATATGACCGGAGCTACGGTAAATCTGACCCTTACGGGGAACAATGCCCTAAAGAGCGGATCAAATAAGGCGGGCTTACAGGTTCCCGCAGGGGCTACGCTTATTATAACCGGGAACAGTACCGGGATACTTGAAGCTGCAGGGGGACAATACGGCGCAGGTATCGGCGGCGGTAATGGCGACAATGGCGGTACTATCACGATTGCGGGGGGTACAGTTACCGCTACAGGTGGCGGCGCGGGCGCGGGTATCGGCGGTGGCTATAATGGCAACGGCGGCACTATCTCAATTAACGGAGGTATGATTACTACAGGCCGTTACGGCGGCACCGGTATCGGCGGCGGCTATAATGGCAGCCCAGGAACCATTACATCCCTTTCTGGCA is drawn from Leadbettera azotonutricia ZAS-9 and contains these coding sequences:
- a CDS encoding beta strand repeat-containing protein, with amino-acid sequence MKTNPIKIMKKVLAVFGTVSLLGFFLAGCSNLFEPDRDIPNSQKDGGLVGIYIGGETPRTLQPSWDALAGYQLTFSGGHVPVSITEGNYAEVYLADGTYTITAAAYRAGGVIGNAGDEAARGSVSVTLAGGIITSNGGRVPPIILEAIGEGLGTFHYEIAKGNSVSGYLKLWQTDGTGPVSGFGTDGELPIDSAEVTGDYTLEKGRYIAEIRLTNSAGKVAFYREVIELWPGASTALVYEPEIYLDPSAILPNSEAVLAASTVIGGNAIGAKISGTGDSESDPVRYKLAVQNIANVSAEFVTEGDSLFANLFWIANNGSAPGGTGYNPAPIGVTNFSANNTLWIKVVSEDGSTTMYYKFELFPPPPTKGAFTDTNTAVNTLSGTITWTPPSLPSGIKGYHVYYGSDENTILAGWESTPRYEIDDAFTGSQTVSALSPPAGTNYFLIYSYKTGGEDYPVCLAIPIVDIIFSANYGAFTVRSTNPSASAVSYSDSVLTISQSGIYFITGTGSAATDRIRISSSAPLEVDIILKNVHIDVSGTSGACALETNYNNNSVKTVNLTIEGTNTLISGENQAGINVPSQTSLVITKSSTGTLTATGGGNGAGIGGGGSSSSWGQGSDGGAITITGGTVTATSSRNGAGIGGGGSSGEGSYGGSGGTISITGGTVTATGSSNSAGIGGGSSSGSGGYGGSGGTISITSGTVTATGSSNSAGIGGGGGYSGGNGGTISITGGTVTATGGDGAGIGGGRGSLWGGGSGGIISITGGTVTATSGYSYGAGIGGGGGVYGSGGDGSYGKGNGGSGGTISITGGTVTATSGSGAGIGGGGGYYDSSSGGGIGGSGGTISITGGTVTATGSSGAGIGGGGSYSGNSSSSGGSGGTISITGGMITTTSSSGAGIGGGGHRYNGSDGSAGTITSFSGGAVIIASSIQPTLIEGGNANNAIAFNGTTGTMYGNVTLGTDTTIPVGRLLPVVPGKTLIIPMEITLTNNGTIFVDNGGLIIGSVTGNQPGYPALTISGSAPYTYANGVLTITDSGTAAIGMKNGVTLTNVDRLVISSGKNVDITLSGVNIEVSSLSDICAFDMTGATVNLTLTGNNALKSGSNKAGLQVPAGATLIITGNSTGILEAAGGQYGAGIGGGNGDNGGTITIAGGTVTATGGGAGAGIGGGYNGNGGTISINGGMITTGRYGGTGIGGGYNGSPGTITSLSGNAIVFASSIQPAITDGVNATSGIVFNSTNGIMYGDVILFQDLTITSDKKLLIRSTNALTIPAGITLQNNGVIYVFNDSIINGTITENQPVFSDLKVSGSNSLDYSPGVLTINGSGTYTIGMKNSITSTTERIVVNSGVSANITFSGITIDVSGTAGTCAFDMTGATVNLTITGNNALKSGLYEAGLRVPNGATLTITGSSTGTLTATGGYNGAGIGGRYEESGGTFSINGGTVTAIGNNGFGIGGGSWGSAGTITSLSGNAIVFTSSIQPAITDGVNATEAIVFNGDTGTQYGNVTLRTNVTFPVNKTLTIPSDHTLTIPEAITLTNNGTINNQGTIDQYGVIDGSGSVTGNPVAVH
- a CDS encoding GGDEF domain-containing protein, with the translated sequence MSDAQPFSPINDPALLHSPLFTGMSELEYNAIAAFLERRHIPNGQTVFKEGDPGEDMYILLSGKLSAYVSQSDGTQRWMFEIKPGDFFGEMSIIAGETRSATLTAKEETVIMVLQGIDFYRIVFEYPMIGIKLLTAICHIQTTWLNQSSKHLGDLTRWGESARRRAITDELTGLYNRRFLEESIKDRFEHGSVGIRIMSFLMLDLDRIHEINDRHGPPAGDKVFVVVAEILRSCTRSGDICARLAGDEFAILLPDTAETEAMNIAERIRETIANCKVSVPRTPDVVDKIEIEIHTSIGISVAPKYASGCEGLFLSTDSALRKAKDMGRNRVELAG
- a CDS encoding isochorismatase family protein translates to MDYHIRRQKIAMKDGLCCWETIEEEIQYPASETALVIVDMWDKHWCTGANIRGAPIAEKINAAANRARDKGILVVHAPSDTMDFYEGTEARKRILSVPRLNTIPEPVPVAEQPLPIDDTDGGSDTADQYAPNTKVWTRQTDKIKIDQGHDIICGDEGDLLFSYLYAKGIKLIIYMGVHTNMCILNRSFAIKKMLKRGMLPLLVRDLTDAMYNPAMLPYVSHDEGTVLVINYIEKFYCPTIDSSQL
- a CDS encoding diguanylate cyclase domain-containing protein, whose protein sequence is MMPEKKSNSATTGKISLRQVLDCKPILRAELFSTLLEGEQEFVVSRSSLFQLRKGGLLFAPNQKAKHFYMLLEGAVRVFKIRADDASEDEVARFTAGDTIGDFDFASNADYDAFAEATEDSILVTFPGYGLALDALAMESPHTVSKILLCSIIMMTGRIKSTRRIIVENMSWVQELHRKAYEDPGTGLWKQTFLTDEINRILEDPMALIMLKPDRFKILVDTRGHSAGDEAMIHIALLLKNITRRQGRGWPIRFKSNETGILLNKCAPAQAEAIAEELAASMASLPSVPAQGDIPAFSFTGTISWGVWPQDDDVWDSLLQGNYHLLLETWKQGGNRIVHYQKGDAK
- a CDS encoding Gfo/Idh/MocA family protein, with protein sequence MENKVRIGLMGYGKVAELHAQAIKELGNAELVSVSGRNRERRDKFAAKWNIASRDTAGDMARLDHADLAIISTPHPRHRDSALEAFAAGCHVLVEKPMAVTTAECDEMIAAAKKAGKLLMVVSQRRWFPACARIKKAIDDGKLGKPCLLQLTILGWRDEAYYQSDPWRGKWDAEGGGILINQAAHQIDLMNWFMGPIAEIQGYWDNFNHPYIKVEDSAVAVVKFKSGAIASVLASNSQKPGIYAKVHVHGTSGASAGVQTDGGAMFIAGMSTITEPPLNDLWTIPGEEKLLDIYKAEDEAFFKTINATVYFFARQIDDVCKAILEGKAPPTTGEDGRETVKFIETMYKLGHAPGY
- a CDS encoding zinc-dependent alcohol dehydrogenase — protein: MKALLMEEYKKLKYTDFPDPKIEGSHDLLVRIKAVAICGSDVHGFDGSTGRRKPPIVMGHEAAGEIIETGSDVHHFRKGDRITFDSTISCGECYYCSNGQVNLCDHRMVLGVSCDEYRRHGCFAEYVVIPERIAVLLPQGLSYEEAACTEPVGVAAHAIRNTPIAMNDTVAVVGSGLIGNLAIQLLKISVSGKIIALDTDPSRREVAKSFGADAVLDPADPELDKKIKELTGGRGADRVIEAVGATAPIRTAISIVRKGGSVTLVGNVSPSVDIPLQAVVSREIRLQGSCAISGEYPIALDLMGRKRIDVKPLISAKAPLSEGEIWMNKLYNREGNLLKVVLLP